From the genome of Mycobacterium dioxanotrophicus, one region includes:
- a CDS encoding peroxiredoxin: MTPLKTGDTVAEFELPDQTGTVRSLTSLLADGPVVLFFYPAALTPGCTKEACHFRDLAAEFAAIGASRVGISTDPVAKQAKFADIQRFDYPLLSDADGKVASHFGVKRGLLGKLMPVKRTTFVIDTDRTVLDVISSEISMDTHADKALEVLRAR, from the coding sequence ATGACACCTCTTAAGACGGGTGACACCGTTGCCGAGTTCGAACTCCCTGATCAAACCGGCACGGTGCGCAGTCTGACGAGTTTGCTGGCCGATGGGCCGGTGGTGCTGTTCTTCTATCCCGCGGCGTTGACGCCCGGCTGCACCAAGGAGGCCTGCCACTTCCGCGATCTGGCCGCCGAGTTCGCCGCCATCGGTGCGTCCCGGGTCGGCATCAGCACCGACCCGGTCGCCAAACAGGCCAAGTTCGCCGACATCCAGCGGTTCGACTACCCGCTGCTCTCGGATGCCGACGGGAAGGTGGCCAGCCACTTCGGTGTCAAACGCGGCCTGCTCGGCAAGCTGATGCCGGTCAAGCGGACCACGTTCGTCATCGACACCGATCGCACCGTGCTCGACGTGATCTCCAGCGAGATCAGCA